A region from the Paenibacillus humicola genome encodes:
- the tadA gene encoding tRNA adenosine(34) deaminase TadA: MVFIREEDELWMKEAIAEARKAEQLGEVPIGAVVVKDGRIIGRGCNMRETTFDPTAHAEMIAVREASRHLQAWRLLDCILYVTLEPCPMCAGALIQSRVRKVVYGTADPKAGCAGTLMNLLQEPRFNHETELVGGVLQEECAALLTGFFRKLRGRS, translated from the coding sequence ATGGTTTTTATTCGTGAAGAAGATGAACTTTGGATGAAAGAAGCGATTGCCGAAGCCCGTAAGGCGGAACAGCTCGGCGAGGTGCCGATTGGAGCGGTTGTCGTCAAGGACGGCCGAATCATAGGCAGAGGCTGCAATATGCGCGAGACGACGTTCGATCCGACAGCGCACGCGGAGATGATCGCGGTCCGCGAGGCCAGCCGCCACCTGCAGGCTTGGCGCCTTCTGGACTGCATTTTATATGTTACCCTTGAGCCATGCCCGATGTGCGCCGGCGCACTTATTCAAAGCAGGGTGCGCAAGGTGGTGTACGGCACAGCCGACCCGAAAGCCGGATGTGCCGGCACGTTGATGAATCTGCTTCAGGAGCCGCGCTTCAATCATGAAACCGAACTGGTCGGCGGTGTGCTTCAGGAAGAATGCGCCGCCCTGCTCACCGGTTTTTTTCGGAAATTAAGAGGACGATCGTAA
- a CDS encoding ATP-binding protein: MSVKIKLTCTISGIVLLLLVLNVILNVYSMGVNLRAEIEKRMLHSGSELEASFQRYAMNYETVETATDDRLKAVSIAVSDRLSDNGGQIGKNRLSEIAAQLDISTVSLLLPSAGGYIVKASSDSAELGRTYDLSKYRLQVVGANPNPEESFKFWSGTSGQPERLESRGFKRSFYANAKQSYIISCVIRDAQPAPFEIFPYTEPGQRGGSYLLEISAFNPDMLDKEAVPTKAEAPTVEQMKQHSLIFGIYTYRVPGEDLKHIREAAQTNRHVFDYDSSFGGRALIKTFLPVQGPIPYVIGLVMDKKSTMLLMEQQRTNEIYISAILLLAVVICSYFLSDLLLRPLRTIVWKVNEVSFGRFDESIKVKRKDELGLLAERVNTMSKNLGMYTNKLKSAFEENRSMKEYLESFIHHTTDAIHVTDLDGRITRVNEAFEELFGYSAEEAAGIQLPLVPDHLKDEEQQIVALLIAGEPLAARETIRVTKDGRWLDVSVTTSPIRDKYGVIHAIANITRDMTVRNKMEELLRRSEKLTTVGQLAAGVAHEIRNPLTTLRGFLQLQQQTNKLNPRHIDLMLSELDRINLIVGEFLILAKPQATRFEVKDVRYILGDVVSLLDSQAHLCNIIIVTRYMDKPCLVSCEENQLKQVFINVLKNAIEAMPSGGEIHIAVSDEAGQAAVTITDSGVGIPEEMIAKLGDPFITGKETGTGLGIMVSQRIIQSHHGAMDIRSKVGQGTTVTITLPLLQAAGGTYAEIGITADYKRKLGESG, translated from the coding sequence TTGTCTGTAAAAATCAAATTGACCTGCACCATTTCGGGCATTGTTCTGCTGCTGCTTGTTCTCAATGTAATTTTGAACGTTTATTCGATGGGGGTCAACCTGCGCGCCGAAATCGAGAAGCGGATGCTTCATTCGGGCAGCGAGCTGGAAGCGTCCTTTCAGAGGTATGCCATGAATTATGAGACGGTTGAGACCGCGACGGACGACCGATTGAAAGCAGTTTCCATTGCCGTTTCGGACCGACTGAGCGATAACGGCGGCCAAATCGGCAAAAACCGGCTTTCGGAAATCGCCGCGCAGCTCGATATCTCGACCGTTTCGCTGCTGCTGCCGTCGGCCGGCGGTTACATCGTCAAAGCGTCCAGCGATTCAGCCGAGCTGGGGAGAACTTACGATCTGTCGAAGTATCGGCTGCAGGTTGTCGGCGCGAACCCCAATCCGGAGGAAAGCTTCAAGTTCTGGTCCGGTACGTCCGGCCAGCCGGAGCGGCTCGAGTCCCGCGGGTTTAAACGCAGCTTTTACGCCAATGCGAAGCAATCCTACATCATCAGCTGCGTCATACGCGATGCGCAGCCTGCGCCGTTCGAAATTTTTCCGTATACGGAGCCCGGCCAGCGAGGAGGGTCGTATTTGCTGGAAATCAGCGCTTTTAATCCGGATATGCTGGATAAGGAGGCCGTCCCCACCAAAGCGGAGGCGCCGACCGTCGAACAGATGAAGCAGCACAGCCTGATCTTCGGCATTTATACGTACCGCGTTCCGGGCGAGGATTTGAAGCATATCCGGGAAGCGGCGCAAACGAATCGCCACGTGTTCGATTACGATTCGTCATTCGGCGGCAGGGCGCTCATCAAAACCTTCCTTCCGGTGCAGGGGCCAATACCTTATGTGATTGGTCTTGTCATGGACAAGAAAAGCACAATGCTTCTGATGGAGCAGCAGCGGACCAACGAGATTTATATTTCCGCGATCCTTCTGCTGGCCGTCGTGATTTGCAGTTACTTTTTATCCGATCTTCTGCTCCGTCCGCTCCGGACGATTGTGTGGAAAGTGAACGAAGTCTCGTTCGGCCGATTCGACGAGTCGATCAAGGTAAAGCGCAAGGACGAGCTCGGCCTGCTGGCGGAGCGCGTCAATACGATGTCGAAGAATCTCGGGATGTACACGAACAAGCTGAAAAGCGCTTTCGAAGAAAACCGGTCCATGAAGGAATATTTGGAATCGTTTATTCATCATACGACCGATGCTATTCACGTGACCGACTTGGACGGTCGCATTACGCGTGTAAACGAAGCGTTCGAGGAGCTGTTCGGCTACAGCGCGGAGGAGGCCGCCGGCATTCAGCTGCCGCTTGTACCGGATCACCTGAAGGATGAAGAGCAGCAGATTGTCGCGCTGCTGATAGCCGGCGAGCCGCTCGCCGCGCGTGAAACGATTCGGGTCACGAAGGACGGGAGATGGCTCGACGTCAGCGTGACGACGTCGCCGATCCGCGACAAATACGGCGTCATCCACGCCATCGCAAACATTACGCGGGACATGACCGTACGCAATAAAATGGAGGAGCTGCTTCGCCGGTCCGAGAAGCTGACGACCGTCGGCCAGCTGGCGGCGGGCGTCGCGCACGAGATTCGTAACCCGCTGACGACATTGCGCGGTTTTCTGCAGCTGCAGCAGCAGACGAACAAGCTGAACCCGCGCCACATCGATCTGATGCTGTCGGAGCTTGACCGGATCAATCTGATCGTCGGCGAATTTTTGATTTTGGCTAAGCCGCAGGCGACCCGTTTCGAGGTGAAGGACGTGCGCTACATCCTTGGCGACGTCGTGTCGCTGCTCGACAGCCAGGCGCATCTGTGTAATATCATAATCGTCACGCGGTATATGGACAAGCCGTGCCTGGTGTCGTGCGAAGAGAACCAGCTGAAGCAGGTGTTCATCAATGTGCTGAAAAATGCAATCGAAGCGATGCCGTCCGGCGGGGAAATTCATATTGCCGTATCGGACGAAGCGGGGCAGGCTGCCGTGACCATAACCGATTCCGGCGTCGGCATCCCGGAGGAAATGATCGCGAAGCTGGGCGATCCGTTCATCACCGGGAAAGAAACGGGGACCGGGCTCGGCATTATGGTCAGCCAGCGGATCATTCAAAGCCATCACGGAGCGATGGATATCCGCAGCAAGGTCGGGCAGGGAACGACGGTCACGATTACGCTGCCGCTGCTGCAGGCCGCCGGCGGCACTTACGCCGAAATCGGCATAACGGCCGATTATAAGAGGAAACTCGGCGAATCCGGCTAA